A genomic region of Pseudomonas migulae contains the following coding sequences:
- a CDS encoding DUF523 domain-containing protein: MQKILVSRCLLGHRVRYDGGASGPFDQLQQWLDEGRVVPLCPEVAGGLPTPRAAAEIPGGQGGDVLEGQALVITTEGEDVSAQFLSGAYQALELVQKHGIRIALLKANSPSCGNLLTYDGTFSGVKVSGEGVTAALLKRHGVQVFSELELPQAAAALTTLD, from the coding sequence ATGCAGAAAATTCTGGTAAGTCGCTGTCTGCTCGGCCACCGCGTGCGTTATGACGGCGGGGCCAGCGGGCCGTTCGATCAGCTTCAGCAGTGGCTCGACGAAGGTCGCGTCGTGCCGTTGTGCCCTGAGGTCGCCGGCGGGTTGCCGACGCCACGGGCGGCGGCGGAGATTCCGGGCGGGCAGGGTGGTGATGTGCTGGAGGGTCAGGCGTTGGTCATCACCACTGAAGGTGAAGATGTCAGTGCGCAGTTTCTTTCAGGGGCTTATCAGGCGCTGGAGCTGGTGCAGAAACACGGCATCCGCATTGCCTTGCTCAAGGCCAACAGCCCGTCTTGCGGAAATCTGCTGACTTATGACGGGACGTTCAGTGGCGTGAAGGTCAGCGGTGAAGGCGTCACTGCTGCGTTGCTCAAGCGCCATGGTGTGCAAGTTTTCAGCGAACTGGAGTTGCCGCAAGCTGCGGCGGCGCTGACAACCCTGGACTAA